A genomic segment from Corylus avellana chromosome ca5, CavTom2PMs-1.0 encodes:
- the LOC132181614 gene encoding putative disease resistance protein RGA1, with translation MAKPALFHIAASIIRSLGSLALQEIGLLWGFKDELQKLKNTVSTIQAVLLDVEEKQTHNHGVKDWLGKLKDAMYDADDLLDDFSTQLLRRQVMTRDKKVGKEVHIFFSKSNQLVYGLKMGHRIKAVRARLNEIADDKIKFGFTERLIMTHEFEHRKREDIHSFVPEEQVIGREGEKKPTQELTELLLDPNVEENAFVIPIVGIGGLGKTTLAQYVFNDDEVKRHFELRLWVCVSDPFDVKIIVAQLIESATKRSPESLEMDLLQSQLRVEIDRKLYLLVLDDVWSENRGTWLNLETLLSGGLKGSKVLITTRSKRVAEITGPVSPYLLGGLFESNSWNLFKKMAFKDGEEPKNQKLIEIGRDIVLIHLWAAQGFLHSSYGNRHLEDIGRKYFMDLLLRSFFQDVQRDGFGKIVKCKMHDLIHDLSQSITGEECTILYPNGENVVGRTRYVTFHSSDSLLDIPTLLPKAKKMRILLLGIPILPGFVDLFNVNIAGLEHSRSSPSEAKDANLERKRQLQHLILEWNPEYGDGSDKAIANDEQQLQNLRPHLNLKSLYIIGNCPMMSLTRPSSSSPLSDLSKLKYLYLMELEQLEYVPLEWLQNLTSLETLKIWNCCKTMSPLFQHLTSLKNLCIFRCKELISNKNEDGAHGLGPTRFGHLSIVGVPNLVSLPRELRDVTTLQGLQIMDFPSLVSFPEWIGDLTSLQELGVVNCLNLISLPEGMCRLTECPWLEERCEQGRGVDWPKIAHILNFRIGGDGHCKEWTANQSHQFLEEQSKILHMDASSDLANNQICAKL, from the exons ATGGCCAAACCAGCTCTGTTCCACATTGCTGCGAGTATCATTAGGAGTTTGGGATCTCTTGCTCTCCAAGAGATTGGACTTCTATGGGGTTTCAAAGATGAGCTTCAAAAGCTCAAGAACACGGTTTCCACTATCCAAGCTGTGCTTTTGGATGTGGAGGAGAAGCAGACCCACAACCATGGGGTCAAAGATTGGCTTGGGAAGCTGAAGGATGCCATGTACGATGCCGATGACTTGCTGGATGACTTCTCCACTCAACTTCTACGAAGGCAAGTGATGACACGGGACAAGAAGGTGGGTAAAGAG GTGCACATATTCTTTTCCAAATCGAACCAACTTGTATATGGCCTTAAAATGGGTCATAGGATCAAGGCAGTTAGGGCGAGACTGAATGAAATTGCAGATGATAAGATCAAATTTGGCTTCACTGAGCGCCTTATAATGACACATGAGTTTGAGCATAGGAAAAGAGAAGACATACACTCTTTTGTCCCCGAGGAACAAGTCATTGGGAGAGAGGGTGAAAAGAAG ccaacacaagaactaacagagTTGTTATTGGATCCCAATGTAGAAGAGAACGCTTTTGTCATTCCCATAGTTGGGATTGGTGGACTAGGTAAGACCACACTTGCTCAGTATGTGTTCAATGACGATGAAGTCAAAAGACATTTTGAGCTAAGACTCTGGGTGTGCGTCTCTGATCCTTTTGATGTGAAAATTATTGTTGCACAACTCATAGAATCTGCAACTAAAAGGAGCCCTGAAAGCCTTGAGATGGATTTGTTACAAAGTCAGCTTCGAGTAGAAATTGATAGGAAGCtatatttacttgttttagatgatgtATGGAGCGAGAATCGCGGTACATGGTTGAACTTGGAAACACTTTTATCTGGTGGCCTGAAGGGAAGCAAAGTTTTGATTACTACACGTAGCAAACGAGTTGCAGAGATTACAGGCCCAGTGTCGCCGTATCTTTTGGGAGGTCTATTTGAAAGCAATTCTtggaatttatttaagaaaatggcaTTTAAAGACGGGGAAGagccaaaaaatcaaaagctaATAGAAATTGGAAGGGATATC GTGTTGATTCATCTATGGGCGGCTCAAGGCTTTCTTCATTCGTCATATGGAAACAGACATCTTGAAGATATTGGTCGCAagtattttatggatttgcttTTGAGGTCATTTTTCCAAGACGTACAAAGAGATGGATTTGGTAAAATAGTAAAGtgcaaaatgcatgaccttATTCACGATCTTTCACAATCAATAACAGGTGAGGAGTGCACAATTTTATATCCAAATGGAGAAAACGTAGTTGGAAGAACTCGTTATGTGACATTTCATTCTTCAGATTCATTACTGGATATTCCCACTCTTTTGCCCAAGgctaaaaaaatgagaatactTCTTCTAGGAATTCCAATACTTCCAGGATTTGTTGATCTGTTTAACGTGAACATTGCG GGTTTAGAGCACTCGAGATCTTCTCCATCAGAAGCAAAGGATGCAAACTTGGAGAGGAAACGACAGCTTCAACATCTGATATTAGAGTGGAACCCAGAATATGGTGATGGAAGTGATAAGGCAATTGCAAATGATGAACAACAGTTGCAAAATCTTCGGCCACACCTAAATTTGAAATCATTATATATTATAGG gAATTGCCCTATGATGTCCCTAACAAGAccctcctcttcctctccccTTTCCGATCTCTCCAAATTGAAGTATCTTTATCTCATGGAATTAGAGCAACTTGAATATGTGCCACTAGAGTGGTTGCAAAACCTCACTTCTCTTGAGACCTTGAAGATTTGGAATTGTTGTAAAACCATGTCTCCACTATTTCAACATCTCACCTCACTTAAAAATCTGTGTATTTTTCGCTGCAAAGAACTTATCAGCAATAAGAATGAAGATGGCGCACATGGCCTTGGACCTACAAGATTTGGTCATCTATCTATTGTAGGCGttccaaatttggtttctcTCCCAAGAGAGCTTAGAGATGTTACCACTCTACAAGGGCTTCAAATTATGGATTTCCCTAGTTTGGTGTCTTTTCCGGAGTGGATAGGTGATCTCACTTCACTTCAGGAGCTTGGAGTCGTAAATTGTCTCAATTTAATATCACTGCCCGAAGGTATGTGCCGCCTCACCGAGTGTCCTTGGTTGGAGGAAAGATGTGAACAAGGAAGGGGAGTGGATTGGCCAAAGATTGCTCACATCCTAAACTTTCGAATTGGTGGAGATGGTCATTGTAAAGAATGGACAGCAAACCAAAGTCACCAATTTCTTGAG GAACAAAGTAAGATTTTACATATGGACGCTTCTTCAGACCTTGCCAACAATCAGATTTGTGCAAAGCTCTAA